Proteins from a single region of Oncorhynchus tshawytscha isolate Ot180627B linkage group LG03, Otsh_v2.0, whole genome shotgun sequence:
- the LOC112224187 gene encoding interleukin-1 receptor-like 1, whose product MCSFTFRLVDGGLMFLLLSLTRISAQREMSLNPTTIGHYTESPCQLCDKYETTVTEGEALSLPAYYDLSELVWASVTEFTWYRNRTQELPSSEEERVHHHGPVLFFLPLLINDSDQYYTYWRNAAGTCLIFVTEVIVVKAQPFDHSVLFNDISESADNIAIPCPDPVEKLCQDGKENLAWYKNFSLIPNESERNLWVYGASKADEGIYTCVCTWEHNGTVLKTSASRRLKIQAPSASHPPQINLPTNGSTETTDLYTTKKLRCEAFCGQNIEDNCHVWWEINGVKVRSQQQEYSVNTTSEVEVSSMRSIFTAILTINTVTMRDLQSKFTCVAMNDQKWIYVVVTLKLRGFMFMGLCVVLLLFFLLAAVAVKVFDIDLALLFRGVFKCCGRSEDGKVYDAYVVYQMDGVDKEREEKVYHFVSSVLPTVLEQKCGFRLFIHGRDDLPGEDRMELVEACIRLSRRLIVILTPSSSTWSDSGGQSSCGQWGCSSSLTTAEDYDCQVGLYQALVHSEMSVILIQLGDMGEGGYTHLSPGLQHLVRKSTPLIWHEGRRGSTLPNSSFWKRVRYMMPWLRHSTSLDNQLI is encoded by the exons ATGTGCTCCTTCACATTCAGG TTGGTGGATGGTGGTCTCATGTTCCTGCTCCTCAGTTTGACTAGGATTTCTGCCCAGAGAGAAATGTCCTTAAACCCCACTACAATAGGTCATTACACAG AGTCCCCATGTCAACTATGTGACAAGTATGAAACTACTGTGACAGAGGGGGAGGCCCTTAGTTTGCCAGCCTACTATGACCTGAGTGAGTTGGTTTGGGCCAGCGTGACTGAGTTTACCTGGTACAGAAACAGAACCCAAGAGCTCCCGTCCTCTGAGGAAGAGCGTGTGCATCATCATGGACCGGTGCTCTTCTTCCTCCCCCTTTTAATCAACGACTCTGATCAGTACTACACCTACTG GAGAAATGCAGCAGGCACCTGCCTAATTTTTGTGACAGAGGTGATTGTTGTCAAAGCCCAACCGTTTGATCATTCAGTCCTGTTTAACGATATCTCAGAGTCAGCAGACAACATTGCTATCCCATGTCCTGACCCTGTGGAAAAACTATGCCAGGATGGAAAAGAGAACTTAGCCTGGTATAAG AATttcagtctcattccaaacgagTCTGAGAGAAATCTGTGGGTGTATGGCGCCTCCAAAGCAGACGAGGGCATCTatacgtgtgtgtgcacgtgggaGCACAATGGGACGGTTCTCAAAACTTCTGCATCCAGGAGACTAAAGATCCAAG CTCCCTCTGCCTCGCATCCTCCTCAGATCAACCTGCCGACAAACGGAAGCACAGAGACCACTGACCTGT ACACCACAAAGAAGTTGAGGTGTGAAGCGTTTTGTGGGCAGAACATTGAAGACAACTGTCACGTGTGGTGGGAGATAAATGGAGTGAAAGTGCGCTCGCAACAGCAAGAATACTCTGTGAACACCACcag CGAGGTGGAGGTATCTTCAATGCGGAGTATCTTCACAGCTATCCTGACCATAAACACAGTGACTATGAGGGACCTCCAGTCAAAGTTCACATGTGTTGCAATGAACGACCAGAAATGGATTTATGTAGTAGTTACTCTCAAGCTAAGAG GGTTTATGTTTATGGGTCTATGTGTGGTGCTACTGCTCTTCTTCTTGCTAGCTGCTGTGGCCGTTAAAGTCTTTGACATCGATCTGGCGCTGCTCTTCCGTGGAGTTTTCAAATGCTGTGGTCGATCTGAGG atgggaagGTCTATGATGCTTACGTTGTCTACCAGATGGATGGCGTAGAcaaggaaagggaggagaaagtGTATCACTTTGTGAGCAGCGTTCTGCCCACTGTCCTGGAGCAGAAGTGTGGCTTTAGACTCTTCATCCACGGCAGAGACGACTTACCTGGAGAAG ACCGCATGGAGTTGGTGGAGGCCTGCATACGGCTGAGCAGGAGGCTGATTGTCATCCTGACCCCCAGCTCAAGCACATGGTCAGACTCAGGAGGTCAAAGCTCATGTGGCCAATGGGGCTGTTCGTCTTCGCTGACCACAGCAGAAGACTATGACTGTCAGGTGGGGCTCTACCAGGCTCTGGTCCACAGTGAGATGAGCGTCATCCTCATCCAGCTGGGGGACATGGGGGAGGGTGgctacacacacctgtcccctggCCTGCAGCACCTGGTCCGCAAGAGTACCCCCTTAATCTGGCATGAGGGAAGGCGTGGGTCGACGCTGCCCAACTCAAGCTTCTGGAAGAGGGTGCGTTACATGATGCCTTGGCTGCGCCACTCGACTAGTTTAGACAACCAGTTAATATGA